In Apium graveolens cultivar Ventura chromosome 10, ASM990537v1, whole genome shotgun sequence, the following are encoded in one genomic region:
- the LOC141690866 gene encoding protein NEDD1, which produces MNDPSMLLAASGGDTVKLFDVSVESGDPCTLSYTPSPGFQINSVKWNHTNLVVASAGDDKKISLWQKNGQSLGMIPLAGIEGSEYIEESISSISFSNKGSRYICSGGSGQVVRIWDLQRKRCIKWLRGHTDTITGAMYNCKDEHLASISLGGDVIIHNLASAAKATELKDPNRQVLRVLDYSRISRHLLVTAGDDGSVHLWDSTNRSPKASWLKQHSAPTAGVSFSPTNDKIIASIGLDKKLYTLDSASRRPVSCIPYDAPFSSLAFKDDGNILAAGTSSGRIVFYDVRGKPQPFTLLRAYGNSEAVASMSWQRSKPVIVNENNSTADIALLGVSVEDSVLMPDPLPSMTSSNHLISATSSASRSLSRPGPSPELSSTVGSFGSMSSTLNYLTTDESPLRSNLWAGGNLGRLKATRPYNLKDDMDLFSPVQEIKPMTPDSDKPWDDNLGTRKNYDKKSSLAFASSLRFPLPEEGNNDLHSILEWKSGSNSKQDDDHSSFSQLTSTPTSSMTSASSSITPPEAWGGERLSDKFNNARPIPSRFATLPYTSMSSGSMFSGLQDLSLSTSQMTASSLADANLGLPNFRTKNIASNQDTGIGFSEHVPFNFTSQGAKGISGQANLESLSSAFTSAPRRFSSYAERISTAPSFSEGASMSVGSPKTKKTGTETRELFNSMLSRSDVSFAAEAANLPSLNGGITQTRILEPQSESQQGNSFPLQLFQRALEETLASFQKSIHEDMRNLHIEMIRQFHMQEMETSSAMSSIRENQEELMKEAQSLRKEMQQLRNLL; this is translated from the exons ATGAACGATCCGTCGATGTTACTGGCGGCGAGCGGCGGCGATACTGTCAAGCTCTTCGATGTGTCTGTAGAGTCCGGCGATCCGTGTACTTTGAGCTACACTCCTTCTCCTGGATTTCAAATCAATTCTGTTAAGTGGAATCATACTA ATTTGGTTGTGGCGAGTGCTGGAGACGATAAGAAGATTTCGTTGTGGCAGAAGAATGGACAAAGTTTGGGGATGATTCCGTTAGCCGGCATTGAAGGCAGCGAATATATCGAG GAGTCTATTTCTAGTATCAGCTTTAGCAACAAAGGATCAAGATACATTTGTTCTGGGGGAAGCGGCCAGGTTGTAAGAATATGGGATTTGCAGAGAAAGCGCTGTATTAAATGGTTAAGAGGGCATACTGATACAATAACTGGTGCAATGTACAATTGCAAAGACGAACACCTAGCTTCCATCAGTCTTGGTGGGGATGTCATAATACACAATCTTGCTTCTGCCGCAAAAGCGACTGAGCTAAAGGATCCTAATAGACAG GTTCTTAGGGTACTTGATTATTCTCGGATTAGCCGGCACCTTCTGGTTACAGCTGGTGATGATGGATCTGTTCATTTATGGGATTCAACTAATCGTAGCCCAAAG GCTTCTTGGCTGAAGCAGCATTCTGCACCAACTGCTGGTGTCAGTTTTTCGCCAACAAATGATAAG ATTATTGCCAGCATTGGTCTGGATAAAAAGCTATACACTCTAGATTCAGCGAGCAGGAGACCGGTGTCTTGCATTCCTTATGACGCACCTTTCTCATCATTGGCTTTTAAAGACGATGGAAACATATTGGCAGCGGGAACAAGCAGTGGCCGTATAGTATTCTATGATGTTCGAGGAAAACCACAACCTTTTACTCTTCTTCGTGCTTATGGAAATTCTGAG GCAGTCGCAAGTATGAGTTGGCAAAGATCAAAACCGGTGATTGTTAATGAAAATAATAGCACTGCTGACATTGCTCTTCTGGGAGTTTCTGTTGAGGATTCTGTACTTATGCCTGACCCGCTTCCTTCTATGACATCGTCAAACCATTTAATATCCGCAACATCATCAGCATCTCGGAGTTTGAGTCGTCCTGGTCCCTCTCCGGAGCTATCATCCACAGTAGGCAGTTTTGGTTCTATGTCAAGCACTCTCAACTATCTTACTACTGACGAATCACCACTCAGAAGTAATTTATGGGCAGGTGGAAATTTAGGTAGATTAAAAGCAACTCGCCCTTACAACTTAAAGGATGATATGGATCTGTTCTCTCCAGTTCAGGAAATCAAGCCAATGACACCGGATTCTGACAAGCCCTGGGATGACAATTTGGGAACCAGGAAAAATTATGATAAAAAATCTTCGTTGGCATTTGCTTCATCATTGAGATTTCCTTTACCAGAGGAAGGGAATAATGATCTTCATTCAATTTTAGAGTGGAAATCTGGTTCAAATTCCAAGCAG GACGACGACCATTCTTCCTTTTCACAGTTAACATCCACTCCTACATCTTCAATGACTAGTGCCTCTTCCTCCATAACTCCTCCCGAAGCTTGGGGTGGTGAGAGATTGTCCGATAAATTTAATAATGCACGTCCGATTCCTTCTAGATTTGCAACACTCCCATATACTAGTATGTCTTCGGGATCCATGTTTTCTGGATTGCAAGATCTTAGTCTTTCTACAAGCCAGATGACTGCAAGTTCTCTAGCAGATGCAAACCTTGGCTTGCCAAATTTTCGAACAAAGAACATCGCCTCAAATCAAGACACCGGTATAGGATTCTCTGAGCACGTTCCCTTTAATTTTACCAGTCAAGGTGCAAAAGGAATATCAGGGCAGGCTAACCTTGAAAGTCTGAGTTCAGCTTTCACTTCTGCTCCAAGACGATTCTCAAGTTATGCCGAGAGGATAAGCACTGCTCCATCATTCAGTGAGGGTGCGTCGATGTCTGTGGGTTCGCCTAAAACTAAGAAAACAGGAACTGAAACTAGAGAACTCTTTAATAGCATGTTGTCCAGGTCTGATGTGTCATTTGCTGCTGAAGCTGCAAATCTTCCATCTCTAAAT GGTGGTATTACACAAACCCGGATCCTTGAACCGCAGTCTGAGTCGCAGCAGGGAAATTCCTTTcccctacaactattccaacgcGCTCTGGAAGAAACTTTAGCTTCCTTCCAGAAATCAATTCATGAAGATATGAGGAATCTCCATATAGAAATGATAAGACAGTTTCACATGCAGGAG ATGGAGACAAGTAGTGCAATGAGCTCAATCCGGGAAAACCAAGAAGAACTCATGAAAGAAGCTCAATCACTACGTAAAGAAATGCAGCAGCTGCGCAATTTATTATGA
- the LOC141692539 gene encoding cucumisin-like, protein MKINFSFHFCLLLSFTCLLSSQIINAASPHEDSHKTYIVYMGDPLKVDHASVSSLHTNMLHGVIGSKASTSLLYSYKKSFNGFAVKLTEEEKHRVAKLDGVVSVFPNRKKQVHTTRSWDFMGLSQQVKRTALESDIIIGVLDTGISPESDSFRDQGLSPIPEKWKGSCQSSSNFTCNKKIIGARYFRSAGFVDIDDVKSPRDEQGHGTHVASIAAGGYVSKANLMGLANGTARGGVPSARIAVYKVCWSDGCSDADILAAFDEAIADGVDIISISVGGAATDYFEDSIAIGSFHAMKNRILTSASAGNTGTELGRVTNVSPWILTVAASTDDRKFLTRLQLGNGLNYEGVSVNTYTSKNGKYPLVYGGDVPNAIAGFSKFDSRYCRKNSLDSNLVKGKIVLCDELSNGESVFLSGAAGTIMRDAENRDNSKPFPLPATFINGDDGDKALKYIRSTRNPTATIYKSVEAIERRTPYVASFSSRGPNSITPGILKPDITAPGVGILAAWSPAAPLSGINGDNRRVLYNIKSGTSMSCPHATAVAAYIKSFFPSWSPAAIKSALMTTAYQLNSTTSPDGEFAYGAGHVDPIKALNPGLVYDANESDYVTFLCAQGYNTTTLQSVTGDNSTCKKTSGASRDLNLPSFAIPTAPLQTFSHNFTRTVTNVGSPVSKYSIKIKAPASLKIRVEPSVLSFTSLGQKLKFKVQIAGEIDRAKVSASFVWDDGKHKVRSPIVVYDSST, encoded by the exons ATGAAGATCAACTTCTCCTTTCATTTTTGCCTTCTTCTTTCATTTACATGTCTCTTGTCATCCCAAATCATCAATGCTGCTTCTCCTCATGAAGATTCTCATAAG ACGTATATTGTTTACATGGGAGACCCACTAAAGGTGGACCATGCATCTGTATCATCTCTACACACAAACATGCTTCATGGAGTTATTGGCAG CAAGGCATCTACTTCTTTACTCTACAGCTATAAGAAGAGTTTTAATGGATTCGCGGTGAAGCTAACCGAGGAGGAGAAGCATAGAGTAGCTA AATTAGATGGGGTGGTTTCTGTATTTCCAAACAGAAAAAAACAAGTACATACAACAAGGTCATGGGACTTTATGGGATTATCTCAACAAGTTAAAAGAACAGCCTTGGAAAGTGACATAATTATTGGAGTACTAGACACCGGTATCTCTCCGGAGTCCGATAGTTTTCGAGATCAAGGACTTAGTCCTATACCAGAGAAATGGAAAGGGTCTTGTCAATCTTCCTCCAACTTCACTTGCAACAA AAAAATAATAGGAGCACGATACTTTCGTAGTGCTGGTTTTGTAGACATAGATGATGTAAAATCTCCTAGGGACGAACAAGGCCATGGAACACATGTTGCATCAATAGCTGCTGGAGGATATGTTAGCAAAGCAAACTTAATGGGGCTTGCAAATGGAACAGCACGGGGCGGGGTTCCATCAGCAAGAATTGCAGTCTACAAAGTTTGCTGGTCTGATGGATGCAGTGATGCAGATATTCTTGCTGCTTTTGATGAAGCAATTGCTGATGGAGTTGATATAATTTCAATATCTGTTGGAGGAGCAGCTACTGATTATTTTGAAGATTCGATTGCTATTGGATCGTTTCATGCCATGAAAAATCGGATATTAACCTCTGCATCAGCTGGTAATACTGGCACTGAACTTGGCAGAGTCACCAATGTTTCGCCTTGGATTCTTACAGTTGCTGCTAGCACAGATGATAGGAAGTTCTTGACAAGGCTGCAACTTGGCAATGGCTTGAATTATGAG GGAGTGTCTGTGAACACATACACCAGCAAAAACGGAAAGTACCCTTTGGTATATGGTGGTGATGTGCCAAATGCCATCGCTGGTTTTTCAAAGTTTGATTCCAG GTATTGTAGAAAAAATTCATTGGATTCGAATTTAGTGAAGGGTAAAATAGTGCTGTGTGATGAATTGAGCAATGGAGAATCAGTATTTTTGTCTGGCGCAGCTGGAACCATAATGAGAGATGCAGAGAACAGAGATAACAGCAAACCATTTCCTCTGCCTGCAACTTTCATTAATGGCGATGATGGTGATAAAGCTTTGAAATACATCAGATCCACAAG GAACCCAACTGCCACTATATATAAAAGTGTTGAAGCTATTGAGAGAAGAACACCGTATGTAGCCTCATTCTCATCGAGGGGTCCAAACTCTATCACACCAGGAATTCTCAAG CCTGATATAACCGCACCTGGAGTTGGGATTCTAGCAGCATGGTCTCCAGCTGCCCCACTTTCCGGTATAAATGGAGACAACAGAAGAGTTTTATACAACATTAAATCAGGAACTTCTATGTCTTGTCCACATGCCACCGCAGTAGCTGCCTATATCAAATCTTTTTTCCCTTCTTGGTCTCCTGCTGCAATCAAATCCGCTCTCATGACTACTG CCTATCAGTTGAATTCTACCACCAGCCCGGATGGCGAATTTGCATATGGTGCAGGCCACGTAGATCCCATAAAAGCTTTGAATCCAGGCTTAGTATATGATGCTAATGAAAGCGACTATGTAACATTTTTATGTGCACAAGGCTATAACACTACAACATTACAAAGTGTCACCGGAGACAACAGCACTTGTAAAAAAACAAGTGGAGCCTCCAGAGATTTAAATTTACCTTCTTTCGCTATCCCTACCGCGCCACTGCAGACTTTTAGTCACAATTTTACAAGGACAGTCACTAACGTTGGATCACCCGTGTCCAAATATAGCATCAAAATAAAAGCTCCAGCATCGCTAAAGATCCGAGTCGAACCGAGTGTTTTGTCATTTACATCACTTGGACAAAAGTTGAAATTTAAAGTACAGATTGCTGGAGAGATAGATAGAGCTAAAGTGTCAGCTTCTTTTGTGTGGGATGATGGCAAACATAAAGTGAGGAGCCCAATTGTTGTGTATGATTCCTCAACATAA
- the LOC141693305 gene encoding serine/threonine-protein phosphatase PP1 isozyme 3-like encodes MDLVALDKLIERLIEVRLTKPGKHVQLLESEIKQLCSVSRDIFFKQPNLLELQAPIKICGDIHGQYSDLLRLFEYGGFPPQSNYLFLGDYVDRGKQSLETICLLLAYKIKYPDNFFLLRGNHECASINRIYGFYDECKRRFNVKLWKTFTDCFNCLPVAAVVDDKILCMHGGLSPDLNNLDQIKNLPRPTAIPDTGLLCDLLWSDPSNDVKGWGLNDRGVSFTFGPDKMSEFLAKHDLDLVCRAHQVVEDGYEFFAERQLVTIFSAPNYCGEFDNAGAMMSVDGNLMCSFQVLKPAEKKNNFLMSTKM; translated from the exons ATGGATCTTGTAGCTTTAGATAAGCTAATTGAAAGACTGATTGAAGTGAGATTAACAAAGCCAGGGAAGCATGTGCAGCTTTTAGAGTCAGAAATCAAGCAACTTTGCTCTGTATCTCGTGATATTTTCTTTAAGCAACCTAATCTTCTTGAATTGCAAGCACCCATCAAGATTTGTG GTGACATCCATGGGCAGTATAGTGATTTGTTACGACTCTTTGAATATGGTGGCTTTCCTCCTCAATCAAATTATCTGTTTTTAGGGGATTATGTGGACCGTGGAAAACAAAGTTTAGAAACGATATGCCTCTTGCTTGCTTATAAAATTAAGTATCCGGATAACTTTTTTCTTCTTAGGGGAAACCATGAATGCGCCTCTATCAATAGAATATATGGATTTTATGATGAATGTAAGCGCCGATTCAATGTTAAACTATGGAAAACCTTTACTGACTGTTTCAACTGTCTTCCTGTGGCTGCTGTTGTTGATGATAAGATATTGTGCATGCATGGTGGTCTGTCCCCTGATCTTAACAATTTGGATCAGATCAAAAACCTGCCACGTCCAACTGCTATACCTGACACAGGTTTGCTCTGTGATTTACTTTGGTCAGATCCCAGTAATGATGTCAAGGGATGGGGATTGAATGATAGAGGAGTATCATTCACCTTTGGCCCTGATAAGATGTCAGAGTTCTTAGCGAAGCATGACTTGGACCTTGTTTGTCGTGCTCATCAG GTTGTGGAGGATGGTTATGAATTCTTTGCTGAAAGACAGCTTGTTACCATATTTTCCGCTCCCAACTATTGCGGTGAATTTGATAATGCTGGTGCAATGATGAGCGTTGATGGAAATTTAATGTGCTCTTTCCAAGTACTGAAGCCAGCTGAAAAAAAGAATAATTTTTTAATGTCCACAAAAATGTAA